One segment of Setaria viridis chromosome 4, Setaria_viridis_v4.0, whole genome shotgun sequence DNA contains the following:
- the LOC140222658 gene encoding uncharacterized protein codes for MARAAAKKRQPEPENVNQSCNESQMQVVLFQGQSGSETSTVPPEPVRSNQPPNHGTTEIGESIPVEENDSSDEDKNDYGIEHDPGLRAPISSYDVNDQDSVRRAYIALGPCQPKMKRDAFPQHDCGGMRRFQHKWFAEFKWIEYSVDKDAAFCFVCYLFKDSCKFPGGDAFVVEGFRNWNMKRRIHRHVGGIDSAHSEAEEKYRLFTRPKASIRESVASNTAQFKAKYLARLTWSLKCIRFLLRQGLAFRGHDETKDSLNKGNFRELLAWLAGNFEEVNLVVLENAPQNCQMIDHKIQKQLIDACAHETTKFIIDELGDECFAILADESSDAYLLEQLALCLRFVNKKGEPVEQFLGLVQVEDTTSLTLKEAIQSLLMKYQLPLSKVRGQGYDGASNMKGHVNGLKKLIMDESPSAYYVHCFAHQLQLTLVAVAKENTDCDWFFGQLAYLLNVLGMSCKKIRMLRIAQAEYMIEALKLGEIETGQGLNQEMGLARPGDTRWGSHYRTVMHVMFLYPSIKKVLFRIGNESKGAEANGAQTMLTVFKSFEFVFLLHLMNEIFGYTNDLCNALQKREQDIVNAMDLLEFTKVELDVLRQDSGWQEFLTKVTSFCEKHNVKVVDMNGKYIPMQRSRQFYRGAINYHRFHADMFLGVIDRQVQELNNRFDEVNTELLRCMASFSPANSFFAFNVENLVKLAGFYPHDFEFQEINQLHFQLHHYINDVRNDENFKNLRSLAELSMMLVKEGKVSRYDIVYKLLNLVLVLPVATAGVERVFSIMNLINNKRRSKMGQKYLNGCLVTLIEREFFMQAKAKDIIAHFQIIAERKVVL; via the coding sequence atggcaagggctgctgcaaagaagagaCAACCTGAACCGGAGAATGTTAATCAATCTTGCAATGAAAGTCAAATGCAAGTAGTGTTATTCCAAGGACAAAGCGGTAGTGAAACAAGCACGGTACCACCTGAACCTGTGAGATCTAATCAGCCACCAAATCACGGTACAACAGAAATTGGTGAATCCATACCCGTGGAAGAaaatgattctagtgatgaagacaAGAATGATTATGGCATTGAGCATGATCCTGGATTGAGGGCTCCGATCTCAAGCTATGATGTCAATGACCAAGATTCAGTTAGAAGGGCATACATTGCATTGGGGCCATGtcaaccaaagatgaagagggatgcttttccgcaacatgattgtggaggtatgcgccgcttccaacataagtggtttgctgaatttaagtggattgagtacagtgtggataaagatgctgcattttgctttgtttgctatttgTTCAAAGATAGCTGCAAATTTCCTGGTGgagatgcttttgttgttgaagggtttagaaattggaatatgaaAAGAAGAATTCATAGGCATGTTGGTGGTATCGATAGTGCTcatagtgaagctgaagagaaatatagattgttcacgagacctaaggcatcaatccgtgaatctgttgcatcaaacactgcacaattcaaggctaagtatctagctcgcttgacatggtcacttaagtgcataagatttctgttgcgtcaagggttggcttttaggggtcatgatgaaacaaaggattcactcaacaaggggaattttcgggaacttttagcatggctagcaggaaactttgaagaggttaatctggtggtactagagaatgcaccacaaaactgtcagatgatagatcacaagatccagaaacaactcattgatgcttgtgctcatgaaacaaccaaatttATCATAGACGAACTTGGTGATGAGTGTTTTGCAATTCTTGCTGATGAGTCAAGTGATGCATACCTATTGGAACAATTGGCTCTTTGTTTGCGTTTTGTCAataaaaaaggagaaccagttGAGCAGTTTCTAGGTCTTGTCCAAGTTGAAGATACTACATCATTGACTCTTAAAGAAGCAATTCAGTCCTTGCTTATGAAATATCAATTGCCCCTATCCAAGGTACGTGGTCAAGGGTATGATGGAGCTAGTAATATGAAGGGTCAtgttaatggtttgaagaaactaattatggatgagtccccttctgcttattatgttcattgcttcGCCCATCAACTTCAACTAACACTTGTAGCAGTTGCTAAGGAGAATACTGATTGTGATTGGTTCTTTGGGCAACTTGCTTATTTATTGAATGTTCTAGGGATGTCTTGTAAAAAGATCCGTATGCTTCGCATTGCTCAAGCTGAATACATGATTGAAGCATTAAAATTGGGTGAAATTGAAACCGGGCAAGGATTGAATCAAGAGATGGGCTTAGCAAGGCCAGGTGATACACGATGGGGATCTCACTACAGAACTGTAATGCATGTTATGTTCTTGTATCCTTCAATCAAGAAAGTTCTCTTTAGGATTGGGAATGAAAGTAAAGGGGCTGAGGCTAATGGGGCTCAAACTATGCTCACAGTATTTAAgtcctttgagtttgttttcctgctacacttgatgaatgaaatatttggatacaccaatgacttgtgcaatgctttgcaaaagagggagcaagatatcgtaaatgcaatggatcttctggagttcacaaaggtagaactggatgttttgagacaagattctggatggcaagaatttcttaccaaggtcacttctttttgtgagaagcacaatgttaaagttgttgacatgaatgggaagtatattcctatgcaaagatcaaggcagttctacagaggtgccattaattatcaccggtttcatgctgatatgtttttgggtgtcattgatagacaagttcaagagctcaataataggtttgatgaggtaaacacagagctacttagatgcatggcatcattcaGTCCAGCTAATTCCTTTTTTGCTTTtaatgttgagaacttggttaagcttgctgggttctatccacatgactttgaatttcaagaaataaaccagcttcattttcagttgcaccactatatcaatgatgtcagaaatgatgaaaacttcaaaaatttgagaagtctagcagagttgtctatgatgctagttaaagaaggaaaggtttctcggtatgacattgtttataaacttctcaacttggtgcttgttctccctgttgcaactgctggtgttgagagggtcttttctataatgaatttgataaataacaagagaagaagtaagatggggcagaaatatttgaatggttgctTGGTCACATTGATTGAAAGGGAATTCTTCATGCAAGCTAAGGCTAAGGACATCATCGCTCATTTTCAAATCATTGCAGAACGGAAAGTTGTCCTatag